The following is a genomic window from Eulemur rufifrons isolate Redbay chromosome 20, OSU_ERuf_1, whole genome shotgun sequence.
GTTGGGAAATGCTCGATTAGGCATTACACTGAGTCACCGACACGACACCCTCAAGTGATCTCCATTAACCCTCTCCATCCACCGTTTGCATTCAATATACATAGctgttttaaaagtgaaaataaatttaacagtttaaatttacatttaataactttttttttttttttttttttttgagacagagtctcactctgttgcccaggctagagtgagtgccgtggcatcagcctagctcacagcaacctcaaactcctgagctcaagggatcctcctgtctcagcctcccgagtagctgggactacaggcatgcgccaccatgcccggctaattttttctatatatatttttagctgtccatataatttctttctatttttagtagagatggggtctcgctcttgctcaggctggtctcgaacttctgagctcaaacgatccgcccacctcggcctcccagagtgctaggattacaggcgtgagccaccgcgcccggccagatttaataactttttaatgaaatttcaTCTCATGTCGCTATACCTGAACCAACATCATCAACCCCTGCTTGGGAAGGGCTGATCTCCTCTTGTCACCcgcactttacagatgagaaaactgaggctcagatggAGGCAGTGTCTCCAAGTCTCCAGGAGAGACTAAATGATGCTGTGACCGCTGCTGCAGTTCCTATAGGGCTGCATTTATTCTCCCCCAACCTCCAGCAAACACTCCCACAAGAGCCAGACGCAGGGGGCTATCTGGACCCTGCAGTACCCGGAGGGCGtcgccagggggcggggcaggagcaGCGAGAGGGGAGTTCGGAGACGAGCACACTGCAGAGGCCGCCAGTGGCCACGAGGGGGAGCGCGTGGGAGCCCAGCGAGGGGTGGGGCCCGCGGGCGGCGCGCATGCGCTCAAATGGAGACGGCGGCGCCAGCCCGGGCGAAGGGTGAGACGGTGGCCGAGAGAGAGGGCACGGAACGCGGACGGTGGCCTACGAGGTCGGGTATGGAGCACCTGGAGCGCTGCGCGTGGTTCCTCCGGGGGACGCTGGTGCGGGCGGCCGTGCGGCGCTACCTGCCGTGGGCGCTGGTGGCCTCCATGCTGGGGGGCTCCCTCCTCAAGGAGCTCTCGCCGCTGCCCGAAAGCTACCTGAGCAACAAACGCAACGTCCTCAACGTGTGAGTGCACCCGGGTCCTCTCCGTCCCCGCCAAAGCCGGCCGCTGCCGCCTCGTCCAGGGAAGCCGGGGGCTGGCTGCAGTGGTGGACGAGTCATTGGAAGGGAAGTCCTCCGAGTCGTGACAGCAGCATCTGCACGCGACTGAGAGACCCCGGAATAGCTAGTGTCACTAGCAGTTCGTGTTTGCAGACCCAGATAGGATAGCCTGAGCTAGGCTGGGCAGGCAGTGAGGAGCAGGGTTGTGTGTACGTCTGTGTTTGTATGTAGgaatgtggggtggggtggggtggggtggggagatgaaCCAGCCTAGTCGCTGCTGCCCCGACCCCCACTTCCCCTTGGAGTTAGGAGTTGGCCCCTGTCCTATTTGGGAGATGCCACCTCCCTGCTGCTTGCCTGTGTAAGATCCCCCCCAGCTTGTGAGGGAATCCCAGCACGATCTGTGAAAgattcccgccccccccccccactttgaGAGCCTTGCCCCAACTTGTGACAGAGTCCCTCTCCCAGATACTCGCAGAGGAATGGGACCTGCAGTCTGTGACCTTTCCCCTGCATCTCCTTGGTCCTTGGCCCttctcagccacccagagtgcaTGGCAGTGGCCCAGAAAAGCAATCCCAGCTGGGCTCTTTGAGATGTCTCCTTAATTACACCCACCCACTCCTTTtcgttttctttctctcttctctctctctctttttttttttttttttgaaaaaaacctCTTGGATTGTAAGTTCATTGCATAAAAACACAGTTGCGGTAATATAGGGAAACTCTGAAAGATAAAACTGCTCCTTGATGTAAGCCTAATTTTTCCGCAGAATTAGCATCTCCGGCATCTTCTGAAAGTCAGCCCAACTTTGGTTATCTACTAAACTCTTGGTTTCTCTCCCAGGCAGCTTCATCAAATGTCTGGTGGGTCTCGGCTCTGGCAGTATTTTCCTCATCGGTCCCAGTGAAGGTGTTAGTGACAGGCACTTGGGCAGTGCCTGAGTGACTGTTGGAACCTGGGAAAGAGTCCTTCTGTCCCTGGCCCACGTTCCTTCCTCACCCACCCTGAGAGGCTGGGCTAAAAATAGATGATGATAGTGGTCGTAGCCCCAAGTCTTGGGTGGAATGTTTACTGCAGCTGGTCCCTAGGTCAGCCACCCTTCGTGAGCGCAGGAGGCAGACAAGGCAGCTGCTGCCATATCTGGCCTGGGTGAGCCaggacccaggcagcctggcaggCAAGTCTGTTGTTTGGGGGTAGCCATGGAGTGGGGCGTTTCGTTTCAAGCCTCTGTGCTAATGGAAAGGAACTAGTAGATCACTGGATCTGGAAGGGGTCTTAAAAATCATTTGGTTCCCCCAAGCTCTATTTAACTGCTAAGGAAACCGAGGTCTGAAGAGGTGTAGTAACAAGTTAagtcagagtcaggatttgaagcCAAATCTTTTGGCTGGAAGTAAAGCTCTTTGTTCCAAGGCCATTTCTGCCATTTAGGAAAGAACCGTGGTAATGGTAGaaaaagcatgggctttggggCTGGCCAAACCATGGTTTAATCTACGCCTGTTGGTTGTATGAGCGTGACCCTGGGTAAGGTACTGAAGTGTTCCGAGCCTCAGATTCCTTGTCTTTGAAATGGGACAATGATACCTTCCTCCCAGGGTAATTGTGAGTGTTCTAATGGGAAGGCGAATGTGTGTGAAAGCTTGTGACATTTAGTGGGTGCTTTCCTGAGTAAATAACATAGTGCTTAAGACCACAGACCATGGATTAGAATCCTAGCTCCACCACATACCGCCTCCACTTTGAACATgacacttctctgggcctcagttttcttatctgtaaaatggggatagtaactGTACCTACTTCGTAGAGTCGTTTAAGGATTAGATAGTTAATACATTTAAAGTACTTAGTAAGTGAAGGGAAGTGAATGAAGAATGTGATAGTTGTTATGATCTATAGCTTTGATCGAGTTTTCTCACTTTCCCTCCCTCGGCAGGTTAGACACCTGAGTCATGGCATTGTTTCTCCTCTGCCGGGTTCCATGTCTTCACTTCCACTTTCCTCTTCTGCCAGGTATTTTGTCAAACTGGCCTGGGCCTGGACATTCTGTCTCCTCCTGCCCTTCATTGCCCTCACCAACTACCACCTGACAGGCAAGGCTGGCCTGGTCCTGCGGCGGCTGAGCACCCTGCTCGTGGGCACGGTCATCTGGTATGTCTGCACATCCCTCTTCTCCAACATTGAGCACTACACGGGCAGCTGCTACCACTCGCCGGCCCTGGAGGGCATCAGAAAGGAGTACCAGAGCAAGCAGCAGTGCCACCGGGAAGGAGGCTTTTGGCACGGCTTTGACATCTCAGGCCACTCCTTCCTGCTGACCTTCTGTGCCCTCATGATTGTGGAGGAGATGTCCGTGCTGCACGAGGTAAAGACAGACCAAAGCCACTACCTCCACACTGCCATCACCAGCCTGGTGGTCGCCCTGGGCTTCCTGACTTGCGTTTGGGTGTTGATGTTTCTGTGCACAGCCGTTTATTTCCACAACTTGTCCCAGAAAGTGTTTGGCACCTTTTTTGGTTTGCTGAGCTGGTATGGCACATACGGGTTTTGGTATCTGAAATCCTTTTCCCCAGGACTTCCTCCCCAGAGCTCCAGTTTGAATTCGAAGCAAGACAGttacaagaaataaaagagaaacaaaagagggTACAGCAGGATAGTGGCtggtatatttttcattttttttttgcttagttaTTTGGCTAAATTATCGATCCTACTTCAGAGGGGAAGCTTCCCAGATAGTCTGGGTGGGCGGTGGTGGAGTCTGGGGAGTGACTTCAGTCCTCAGGCTATTCTTGGCGATGTCACCTGTGTCACAGTCACCACCGTTCCCAGTCAGGCACGTTTTGTCCCTGCGAAGGCTTGACCTTAATCTGGAACACCCCTTTTGTCCTTAGAGGGGAGAGCTAGGCTCAGCGAAAGGACAGGATCAGGAAAGCCCCGTTGTGTGGCCGAGGGGGAGGCAGAAGCCTTAGAACTCTGCTGCCGTCTCCCTGACTCTAGTTGCCTTTTGATTTTAATGGCTGCAAATGCTGTTATTCAACGGCATTTCCCTCTGGCCAATTTTGTATTAGCATTTATTTCTGGCAGGGTTCTTTATAAAACACCCAATGCCTGAAAGACACTCTCTTGTTGTTGTATTTGTTTCATTCGTGGAATGTTTTAGATCTGTAGCAACTGGCTCGTGGTAAGCCACCAAAACAGGCCCGTTGAACTGCAGGGCCTCTGCAACCAGTATTGGATGCTTCTTATGGAGTGAACAGTGACATTTTCTGTCTGTGTTGTCTGTTATTGTATGTTGGGTTTTGGAGCAATAaggtgatctttttttttcttctattttgagtGAATACTTTGTAGTTTTAATGACAACTATGGCATTTGCTCTTTGTTGACAAAACTCCTGAAAATAACTGACAACTCCAGTGCTGCACTTCGGCACACGTAGATTgttttgaggggttttttttttttgaacactaatttactttttataaaccGACCTCTGGGCTTATAGTATTAAATTCCACCTCATGGGGCTGTTTTCTGTGTTAAGAATAAAACCAGAGAGCaggcatttttaataaaaacctgaTGAATTTTAAGCTGAGTCAAAGTAGTTTTGCAAAATGCGTATTTCCACTGAAACTTTCCTGACCACAGAGCAGTGATACAGGCCGAACGGTGTCTCGGGGTCACGTGCTGGGTGCATTGATCACTCCGCTGTGGCCCAGAGCATTTTTACCTTGTGGACGAGATTATGGTAATTCAGAAGTGAAGGATTATAAAATGCCTCCCTCTGATGGCAAAAAGCCAACCTGTTTGCAAAATCCTTATTAGATGGTGGCATGACTTTGGCCCCGCCCTCCTTTTACTTGCGTCACCAACCAAACCAAATCTGGGCCTGCTCATGTGGCCTTGAAATCAGTCgaccttttctttcccctttgcacatgcctcagtttcccaccttGTCACTCTGTGGCCTCCACTGTGAGAGTGTTGGGAAGGGTTAGAAATCCTGTCACCTCCCTCCCACAAAGGCACAGTTCCACACTCTGTGATGGGacagcccctctcctctccccagccgtCTCCTTAGGCCTTTCAAACAGAGCCCCTTTGCTGCTTGGGTTCATTCTTAAAGCCACTTTGATGCTCCTCTCCCCAGTCAAGCCTGGTGATAGCATTACTGATAAGCACGGACTCAAGCTTAGGTTGTTAGGAGTTTGAAGGTAACTTTTCAGggtacttttattaatataaagatatatttaaaatattttgtatccaATTGAGCAGGTTAACTTTATCAATCAAAACATGAGGCATGATACGTCGTACCCAAAAGGGACAGAAACACAGGCAGTGAGATGGCAGAGGTGTCCCCATGGTGCTTTGGAAGCATTGGCAAGATGTGATGGGTCCAGTGAGGGAGGATTTTTTGCCACCTGGAGTTTTCATCCATCATCCAGGGGCGGGAGTCAGGGTGGACAGATAGCAGGGGTTTGCTGAAGGAATTGAAATCTCTCCTAAGTTTCATGTTCAGCACCAAAAGGCAATAGGCACAGGGTGACTCCGGAAGTTCTCTGTCACACTTAAATCCCCAGACATTCTTCTCATGTGGGTCTGACTCAGGCTCAGCCCTGAACTCGCGCTACGTGGAAAGTGTCGATTGCCCAGCGTCCTGCTCGTGCCCAGCGCCCTTGTCTGTTCCTGGGAGCACGCTCTCTGTCCCTGCGTGAGACAGCGTGGCATAAGGGGGAGACTCTGGGCTCAGGCAGACGTGAGATGTGGGTTCTTGGCACCCCTCCTGGTACCTGTATGACCATGGaaaacctcattttcctcatctgtaaagtggggatcaTTCTGTGAAGATCAAGGACGATGCGTGTGAAATGCCCAGCGTACATGCCTAGCAGGTGATAACCACTCCGCCTCTTTTTTTATAGACTGAGACCTTTAGAACTTTCTGGCTTCTCTagagaaggcagagaaacaaACATCTTCTGGGTGCCATCTGGAGTCTGGGTCTCCCGGTGTACAAAACAATAGTCTTGCATCGATTGTTTTGCAAAGTGTTGCGCCCGGTGCTGAACGAGAGACTTTGGGGGACCTGTGATCACAGAATACGGCCGTGCTGCTTTCGCCTCTCCTCGTTGAGGCTCGTTCACCGAAGCCTCATTTTCCACGTGCATCTGTCATAGTCTGGGTACCAGATTGTATTTAGAGAATGGCTCTTGCCACCGTTATATACACACAGATCGTGTGTGTAAACAAGCACATTAAAGTAAACTGGAGATAATGAAATCCCACATTCCAGCATTTCGTGTGTTCCTTTCTAATACGGCTTAAGGAAGTCCAGAGCCCAGTAAACCCCAGCCCACTTCGTGAAAGTCGGTAATTCTTTCCGAAGTTACTCGTCGTCTATAGGGTATTTCGTGGCTGTAGCTATTCCTCTTTTTCCCCGTAAGTCCTGTAAAATAAGTATATGTTcagttatatatttctttttttttttgagacagagtctcgctctgttacccgggctagagtgccgtggcgttagcctagctcacagcaacctcaaactcctgggctcaagcgatcctcctgcctcagcctcctgagtagctgggactacaggcatgcgccaccatgcccggctaatttttctatatatatttttagctgtcccgtataatttctttctatttttttagtagagacggggtctcgctcttgctcaggctggtctcaaactcctcagctcaaacaatcctcctgcttcggcctctccgagtgctaggattacaggcatgagctaccgcgcccggcctcagttaTATTTCTTAGCTTGACTTACTCCTTCC
Proteins encoded in this region:
- the FITM2 gene encoding acyl-coenzyme A diphosphatase FITM2 isoform X2; protein product: MEHLERCAWFLRGTLVRAAVRRYLPWALVASMLGGSLLKELSPLPESYLSNKRNVLNVYFVKLAWAWTFCLLLPFIALTNYHLTGKAGLVLRRLSTLLVGTVIWYVCTSLFSNIEHYTGSCYHSPALEGIRKEYQSKQQCHREGGFWHGFDISGHSFLLTFCALMIVEEMSVLHETETFRTFWLL
- the FITM2 gene encoding acyl-coenzyme A diphosphatase FITM2 isoform X1, with translation MEHLERCAWFLRGTLVRAAVRRYLPWALVASMLGGSLLKELSPLPESYLSNKRNVLNVYFVKLAWAWTFCLLLPFIALTNYHLTGKAGLVLRRLSTLLVGTVIWYVCTSLFSNIEHYTGSCYHSPALEGIRKEYQSKQQCHREGGFWHGFDISGHSFLLTFCALMIVEEMSVLHEVKTDQSHYLHTAITSLVVALGFLTCVWVLMFLCTAVYFHNLSQKVFGTFFGLLSWYGTYGFWYLKSFSPGLPPQSSSLNSKQDSYKK